The sequence CTTATGTCTATTGAATTTAACTGCTTTGATGGTAATGACTGCGTATCACAGTCGTTAAGCATTGCCAATACCGGTGTTAATACCTCCAAGCTTTACAGAATGGAACAATTTGTTGACAATTTCCCTAATGAAGAGGCCCACCTTACAGGTGAAATGATTCATAAAAGGCTTGATGAAATTGAACAGATACATACCCTGTATTCACCGGTAAAGCTTGGACTTGCCGCCGCTCTAGCATGCTGCGGATTCACATTTCTGCTTGGCGGCGGTCCTATAGAGATGCTTTTCGCATTCATTGCAGCCGGAACAGGTAATCTTATTAGGACAAAGCTTATTAAACATCATTTTACACTATTCATGAATATAGCAGTTTCTATATCTGCATCATGCCTTATATATGCAATTCTGCTTAAACTTGCTATTCTGATGTTTAATATCCCTTCTGTACATGAAGCCGGATACATATGTTCCATGCTTTTCATAATACCGGGATTTCCTTTCATCACCAGCGGCATTGACCTTGCAAAGCTCGACCTACGGTCAGGTATTGAAAGGCTGACTTATTCAATAATTATTGTACTGGTTGCTACCGTATTTGCATGGATTATGGCTTTGTTACTGCATTTGCAGCCAGAAGAATTTACTACATTACATATTGGAAAAATGTTACATCTGATATTAAGACTTATTGCAAGCTTCTGCGGTGTATTCGGATTCTCTATCATGTTTAACAGTTCTGTTCCGATGGCGGCTATGGCTGCTCTTATTGGTTGTATCGCCAATACGCTGCGTCTTGAACTTGTTGATTTTACAGGCATGCCTGCCGCTGCTGCCGCATTTATTGGTGCTGCTACTGCCGGATTACTTGCCTCATTTATTAAAAATTATAATGGATATCCTAGAATATCACTTACAGTTCCTTCCATAGTTATTATGGTACCCGGACTTTACTTATACCGCGCAATATACAATTTCGGCATAATGTCCCTGACAGAAGCGGTCTCATGGTTTACATCTGCAATTATGATAATTGTTGCACTTCCGCTCGGACTTATATTTGCCAGAATTATTACGGACCGCACATTCCGTTATTGCACTTAGTATTAACTATACATTTATATAAGGAGGAATTATTATTATGCTTACTTCTGTAACAGGTATTAACTGGGGCGACGAGGGCAAAGGCCGTGTAATTGACCTTCTTGCTGAAAATGCAGATATAGTCGTCAGGTATCAGGGCGGCAATAACGCCGGTCACACTGTTGTAACTAATCAGGGAAAATTCGTTCTTAATCTTCTGCCATCAGGAATACTTCACTCCGATGTTATATGTATTCTTGGAGACGGCATGGTTGTTGACCTTGAACACCTTGCCAACGAAATAAAGCAGATTGAAGACAGAGGAATACAGATTAATCCAAAACATTTGAAATTATCTAAAAAAGCTACAATATCTATGCCATGGCACAGGGTACAGGATGAACTTGAAGAAAACAGACTAGAACGAACCGGCTCTGCTTTCGGTTCTACAAGACGAGGCATAGCATATGCCTACAGTGACAAATACAGAAAAAAGACTCTGCGTCTTGGTGACCTTCTTCATTTGGATGATACAGCTGTACAGGCAAGACTTACAACTATTCTTGAGTCCAAGAACCTTGAGCTTGCCGGCTGCTATCATCAGGAGCCAATGTCTTATCCGGCACTTCTTGACTGGTGCAGGGAACAGGCTGAAAAGTTCAGTAAATACATATGCGATACAGGCACATTTATAGACAAAGCATTATCCTGTGGTAAAAAAGTTATTCTTGAGGCACAGTTAGGTGCATTAAGAGATATTGATTACGGTATCTTCCCTTACACATCAAGTTCATCAACCATATCAGCCTATGGTCCTATAGGTGCAGGAATCCCTGGAAGACACGCTGACCATGTTGTTGGTGTACTTAAAGCCTATTCTACCTGTGTCGGTGCAGGACCTTTTGTTGCTGAAAATGCTGTTTCAGAAAAATGGCAGCAAGACTTAAGAGCAGCCGGTGGTGAATTCGGTGCTGCAACAGGCCGTCCTCGCCGTGTTGGTCCTTTTGATGCAGTCGCAAGCAGATATGGACTCAGATGCCAGCATGCAGACAAAATCGCACTAACCAAGCTTGATGTATTAAGCTCTATGAAAGAAATTCCTATAATTACAGGCTACAATGACCCAAACGGCTCTCTGGTTGAATTCGACCCAACTGATAACCTTGATTCATGCACTCCTGTTATATACAAAGTTCCCGGCTGGGAAGAAGATATATCACATTGCAGGACATTTGACGAGCTTCCTGCTAATGCAAAAAATTACATTAAAACAATTGAGGATATGCTTCATGCAGAAATCAACTTTATATCTGTCGGTGCTAAGAGAGATGAATATTTATTAAAAGGAGAGTGGCTATGAGACATCTGATAACCCCTATGGATCTTTCCGTTGAAGAAACTATGAATATATTAGATCTTGCGGAGCGGATATCCATTGGACCACAATTATATAAGCATGTTGCCGATGGCAGACAGCTTGCTACACTTTTTTACGAACCAAGTACCAGAACCCGTTTATCTTTCGAGTCTGCTATGTTAAGTCTTGGAGGACAGACGCTGGGCTTTTCAAGTGCAGCTCAGTCTAGTGCTTCCAAAGGTGAAACCGTTGCTGATACTGCAAGAGTTGTAAGCTGCTATGCAGATATAATTGCGATGAGACATCCAAAAGAAGGTGCTCCACTGCAGGCATCAATATATTCACGCATTCCTATAATAAACGCAGGAGACGGCGGTCATGCGCACCCTACACAGACACTTATTGATATGATGACTATAAGACAGCGTAAAGGAAAGCTTAATAACCTGACTATCGGTTTCTGTGGCGACCTGAAATTCGGACGGACGGTACACTCCCTTGTCAGCAGCCTTACTCGTTTCTCTGATAATAAATTCTACTTCATATCTCCCGAAGAATTACGGATTCCGGATTATCTGAGAGACGATGTATTAAATCCATCTAATTCAACTTATGAGGAAGTGTCAAGCCTTGAAGATACTCTTCCTAAACTTGATGTTCTATACATGACAAGAGTACAGAAAGAAAGATTTTTCAATGAAGAAGAATATCTCCGTTTAAAAGATGTCTACATTCTTGACGAAGAAAAGTTAAAGCTGGCTGATAAAGATATGCCTGTTCTTCATCCTCTGCCACGAGTCGATGAGATTTCCCTTGATGTCGATGACGATCCAAGAGCTGCATATTTTGACCAGGTCCAGAATGGTAAATATATAAGAATGGCACTAATCATGGCATTGCTTGGTATTACTGATCCGGTAACCGGCAGAACAGTTCTTGATACACACAGCCTATAACTAAACATTCCATATAAAAACTGCCATCCGCTAAACTTAATGTTAAACGGACGGCAGTTTTATGTTTTTATATATTTATCCCCAGACTTCTTTCGGTTCTGCGTTATGCTCCCCAATCATCTTCTCCATCCACACCATATCGAACCACTGGTTAAACTTATACCCACTGTCATGAAAACGACCAACTTCTGAAAATCCCAATCTACTATGGAAGCGGATACTGTCATCATTAAGATACTTGCTTTCCTGTACAGGGCATGCAATATCCGGCATATGCATAACCGACAATCTGTCCATTGTCAACTGCCTTGATATATGGATATCTGTCTGAAATATTCACAATTCTTTGTCTGAATTCTTCTACCGAAGGCACATCATATTCAAATGTTATCGCTGTATTCTTAACATATGGTGCATATATTTCAAGAAGCTCCTCTGCGTCTTCAATTGTTACATTCTGAATTTCCATAATTTTCTCTCACTGTTTCAAGATTAGTTATCAATGCATATATTACCCTGCCATATCGTCCATTCTCAACAATTCTTCCATGGTCAAACACCTGTATATGCCCGCCATCTGCTTTCTGCATATTAAAATGCGTATAACCATTAGTATGTCCTTCATCTATCTGCTTCCATATATCCGCTATAACAGCTTCCCGTTCATCCACTCTAAGATATTACGGAAACTTCTTTTTGTATATTCAAGCAGTTCATCCATGTTCTTACAGCCTGCAAATCTGATAAATTCACGGTTTGCAAAAAGAATTTCATCATCATTCTTATCTGCTTTGTATATGATAAATGCTCCTGGAAGATTTTCAGAAACATCTTTAAGTGCAAAACCAAGCTGTGTACGAATCTCCATCCTGAGTCCGTTCTTATATGCCATGCAGCCATTTTTTCCACGAAGTTTCACCTCATAAAGTGCAGTATCAGCACAACGCATGAGCTTTGATGGCTTGTCAGCATGAACCGGATATTCAGCATATCCAACTGATATAGTGAACTGCTGCTCTTCACCTTCATATTTAAATGAACGTTTTAACTTTGTGAATTCCTCAAGTTTTTCCTTAACATCTGCACATGTGCAGTCTGGCAGGAAAATACAGAATTCATCACCACCATTTCGTCCTAAAACCACATTTTTATCAAAAAACTTCTGCATTCCCTCGGACAATACCTTAAGTGCCACATCGCCATAAACATGGCCATACATATCATTGATAGTCTTAAAATCATCAATATCAAATTCTACTCCTACACAGTGATTATCCGGATTCTGCTTAAGATACCTTGTTACTCTTTCATCATATCCATGACGGTTATATATTCCTGTCAAAGCATCTGTTATAGCCAGTTTCTTAAACTTCTTTCTGTGTTTGTCAAGCACAAGCAGAGCACATGTAAATCCTGTAAGAAGCAGAACAATAATAACTCCGCCTATTCCAGCCGCATACAGATATCTTCTTTCAGACTGAGTCTTATATGGCATTATATCAAGCTTCCACTTGCTGTCTCCTATATCAAATGTATATGAAACAGGATTCTTTAACTCTTCTTCCGAGCCATACACTTCTTCAAATTCAGACCCCCACGGAAAAGCAGTTTTATATAATATATAATTATAACCAAAATCAGAAAGTGCCTTCATTGAATCAGCAAAAATCTCAGGAACACGGATTATAACTATTGCAAATCCCCAGAAATCTTCATGTCCGTTTTCTTCAATATATACAGGATTTCTTACAACTATACCATATCCCCCTTGCTTTAATTGAAATGGTCCCTGCATTGTAACAACTTTATTATCTCTTCCATAACGGCATATTTCACCACGATCTTTGTCATTTAACAAATCAATCTTTCCCGCATCATTGCCTTCCTGAGGATAAATATCTGTCACAACACCATCTGGTGCAATCTGGATACTCTGAACAGAATCTGCCATCATCTCCTCTGCTATCTCACAGAATTTATTAAGCTGTCCATCTTCACTTATAATTATCTGTCTTAATGAGTCCGAAACGGCTATGCCTTTCATAATATCCGTCTTCATACGCTCTGCATAAGTCATTGCGTTAAGATTCGCCATTGTCCTGTTCTGCTTATTCTGCTCGTTATTTATGCTGCATACAATACCTGCCACAGCACTCATTCCGATTATAAATACAACAAGTGGAATAATAATATTTTTCTTTATAAAATGCATTTCATTCACTCCAAACTGCTGATTTGTAAATATTTATTTATTATATCACTTTAAATTTTATTCCGCATTAAAAATGACGCAGGAATTTCCTGCGTCACTGCATATGTCCTTATATGAAACCGCTTTATATATTAAGGAAATCTTTTCTATAATCCACCTTAAAGAATTCTGCAAGCTTAATCATATCTTCGTCTTTTATTGTATTCTTTCTCTCAAGTCCAGCTGTAAGCATATATATCTGTGCAGCTTTTTCAACAGTTTCAATAAGTCCAAATGTCTCATCAAGAGTTTTTCCAGCACCATATATTCCATGCATTGCCCATATAACAAGTCTGAATTCTTTCATTTTTTCTGCTGTTGCCTCGCCTATTTCATTAGTTCCGCAAAGCATCCATGGGAGAATACCTACACCATCCGGGAACACAACTATACACTCAGTACACATTTCCCAAAGTGTATGCGTAAATTTCTTCTCGTCAAGTTCATGAACATAATTCATGGCAAGTGTATTAGTTGGATGTGAATGTATAACAACTCTGTTATCTTTATCAACAGAAAGTCTTGCCATATGACTCATAAGATGCGCTGGTAATTCGCTTGTGAATTTTCCTCCATCCTTATATCCCCATAATAACTGCGCTGTTGTTCCATCTTCAGCTATTCTTATTATTCCAAGATTATTCTCTGGATCTGTCTTTACATTTTTAAAGTACTTACCTGTACCGGTTACTATAAATATTCTGCCAATAAGTGCATCTGCTTTGAAACCCGTCGGAATCTCTCTTAACACATGATTAATATCAAGATATTGTGCAACTTCTTCTTCATCAAGCATATAGCTGATATTACCACCATTTCTTTCGTCCCAGCCAAGACGATACATATTAGCTGTAGTATCACACATTTCTTTAACAAAAGGTGCTGTTAATATATCTTTCATTATCGTGCCTCCAATACTTTCTTTTCGTAATCCATAACCTCACTGACATAATCAGCTGCCACATTTTCTCTATTAAGATATTCCTGCCATATATCTCCAAATGGCATAATCTTTAATTCTTCCTGTGCTGCCATAAGTTCTGTGAACCTTCCTTCGTTCTGAAGATTGCGAAGTAATTCTGGCTCTAACAATGCATACAAAAGAGCTTTCTGAACACTTCTCATTCCGGTTATCCATGCAGATATTCTATTAATTGATGCATCGAAATAGTCAGTTGCTATAAATACCTTGTCAAGCGCATCTGCTCTGACAATTTCTTTAGCAATCTCTCTGGTTTCGTCATCATATAAAACTACATGATCGCTGTCCCATCTTACAGGTCTTGTAATATGTAATGCTAAGTGGTCATTGAATAAAAGCATTGATGATACCTTATCTGACACAACCTCTGTAGGATGATAGTGTCCATTATCCATAAGTGGGGTTATGCCTGCTCTTGCTACATAATTCATGCAGAATTCAGACGAACCAACTGTGTATGATTCAACGCCTATGCCAAATACTTTAGATTCAAGACACACAAACACTTTGCTCTTATCATATGGAATTGAAAGAATTTCATCTAAAGATTCTTTAAATCTCCTTCTTGGTCCAAGTCTGTCTGCCGGAATATCCTTATAGCCATCCGGAATCCATATGTTCATTACACATGGCTGTCCTGTTTCATTAGCAAAATATTCTGATATCTCAATACATCTCTTGCCATGTTCAATCCAGAATTTTCTTACTTCTTCATCTGGTGAGGATAATGTAAGTCCATCTTTAACCATTCTATGTGAGAAAAATGTTGGATTAAAATCAATTCCCATATTGTATTTCTTAGCAAATTCAACCCATCTGGTAAAATGTTTTGGTTTAATTGAATCCCTGTCTGAACCGTCATCTATAATGGCATAACTGGCATGAAGATTTAGCTTCTTCTTTCCAGGTACAAGTGTCAATACTTTGCTTATATCCTGCATAAGCTGCTCAGGAGTAGCTGCTCTTCCCGGATAATTTCCAGTAGTCTGTATACCACCTGACAGACTTTCTCTGCTGTCAAAACCAATTACATCATCTCCCTGCCAGCAATGCATTGATACCGGCACATTCTTTAATCTATCTAATGCAGCCTCAGTATCAACTCCTATACTCTGATATATCTTCCTTGCTGATTCATATCGTTCATTAGTCATATATAGCATTATCCTCCTTATATAATCTGAAATTTATTATCTTTTCTGCTCAAATCGTTTAATATCAAAGGAATCTCTTACACACGCTCTTGCTTCCTTCAAATTCTTAAACACACTATCTGCTATCATCTGCGCCATAATATTTCCAATAGCAGTAGCCTCTGCTGGTCCCGCTACTACTGTTTTCCCAGTCGAATCAGCCGTAAGCTGATTAAGATATCCAGCATTAGCACCTCCACCTATTACATATATTGCATCATATGTAATGTCCAGATTCTTTTCTATCTGCATAACTGTATCTGCATAACTGTCAGCCAGACTCTTATATACAACTGCTGCAATCTCTCCGGCTGTGTCAGGTATAATCAAATCATTATTATTGCAGTATGATTTGATTGCCTCTGTCATATTCTCTGGTGCAAGAAAGCATTTATTATTAACATCTATCCTTGATGTTATATAGTCTGTCTCCTCTGCTTCCTTACAAAGCTCTGCAAATGTATATCTGTCTTCAAATTCATGCCTTACAGATTGTATAATCCAGAGGCCCATAATATTCTTCAAATATCTAAATCTATAATCGTATCCACCTTCATTGGTAAAATTACATACCTGGCTTTTCTCATCACATCTTGCCTTTAGAAGTTCTGTCCCCATCAGTGACCATGTTCCAGAACTTAAATACAAAACATTATCTGCTACTGTTGGAACAGCCATAACTGCGGATGCTGTATCATGACTTGCACACATAACAACCCTTGTATTGTATCCAACAATCTTCTTAATACCATCAGTTAATTCTCCCAGTATTGTTCCCGGCTGCTTAAGCTCCATAAACATATTTCTGTTGATTCCAAGCATATCAATCAGTTCATAATCCCATTGTTTAGTTTCCGGATTAACAAGCTGTGTTGATGTTGCATTGGTATATTCCGATGCTTTAACCCCCGTAAGAAGAAACTGAAAATAATCTGGAAGCATAATAAATGTCTTCGCTTCCTTTAACTGTTCAGGTCTTATAAATTTATCCGACATGAGCTGGTAAATTGTATTAAACTTCTGTTTCTGAATACCTGTTCTCTTATATAATTCTTTTTCGGATATCACCTTATAAACTTCTTCATCCATTCCATCTGTACGTTCATCCCTGTATCCATATACATTTCCTATGCATTTGTCATTATCATCAAGAAGAACATAATCAACAGCCCATGTGTCAATCGACATGCTTACTGGAATTTTCCCGAGTTCTTTACATTTTTTCATTCCTTCAATAATATTGGCAAACAAGCTGTCAACATCCCATAACTTGTTGCCATTATCATTAATCATGCCATTATCAAAACGATATACCTCTTCTATTGTCATTCTGCCGTTGTCCATGGATGCAAGAATATGTCTTCCACTTGAAGCCCCAATATCAACGGCAAGGTAATATACCGGTTTCATACAATCTTACCTCCTGTATTAAATTCATGTATTAATCAAGATGAAAAACACACCTTAAATCATCACTCACAGGACTGTCGTCTGGATTAACCCTCATAAGAGGCGCCATATATTTCCACCACTTTCTGTTGATCTCCGTGTCTGCTGACTGTGCCCACTTTTCTTCATCTTCAATCTCTATATATCCATATAATATGTTAGTTTCATCATCTAGAAATATAGAATAATTATGTCCGCCATATTCATGTATCATTGCCTTCATTTCAGGCCATAATTCATTGTGACGCTTTTCATATTCATCAGCACATCCAGCTTTAAGATACATTTTAAATGCTTTTCTTATCATTCTGTAATGCCTCCACTAAAGCCAGTATTGTAAGTGACTGTCCATATGCCATAGGCGCTATAAGTATGTTCTTATAATGCTCCGCATCATATCCCATACCAGTTCCTCCAGATACATTAAGCACTGTTCCATCTGAATCAATATTTTTAAGTATTGCATTTATCGCTTTGTCAGCAACATCTATATAAGAATCATCAAGTATTCCCATTCTGATTCCCTTTAATATACCGGCTGTAATTGCAGCACTTCCGGATACTTCTTCATAACTTGATGAATCTGTAAGTACTGTATGCCATAATCCGCTTTTACTCTGCAGCTTCTTAAGAGCAGCTGTCTGGGCTTTATAAGCATCTATTATTATCTCTTTAACACCACTGTTAAGTGTTCCCTTAAACATATCAACATAATCAAGAATTCCTAATGTGAACCAGCTATTCCCTCTGCACCAGAATATACCACCGAAATTATTCATTTCATTAAATGTCCAGCCATGATAAAACAATCCTGTCTTGTTGTCGCAAAGATACTTTATATGCATAAGTACCTGATGTATTGACTCATTTATCCAATCCTGACGATTATACTTCTGACCCATTTTATTAAGGAATAAAACTGTCATAAACAGAGTATCTATCCACATTTCATTCTCATTGAGTCTTACTCCCTGTCTGTCTCCATTCGCACTTGTAACATGCTGGAATCCACGTTCCTTTGTTCTTGGAAGGCAGTTCATAAGCCACTCTGCCCATTTGATACACAGTTCCTCGAACTGTGTATCATTGTAATAGTTATTTAATTCAACAAGAGTAAGTAACGGTGTTGTTGTGTTGATATTCTTTGATGGAAGACCTTCTGCTATATTTTCTTTAAACCATTTGTAAAGAAATTCTCTATACTCATCATTGCCATTAATCTGCATTATCTTAAGCAATCCATATAAACCGACCCCCTGTGGCCAGTCCCACTCTTTAATTCCAAAGTCTCTTTTAAAGAAGCCTATTGACTCACCGCCTTTTTCCAGCTCTTCATCATTATCAGGTCTGCCAAGATTCATAAGCTTATCAATTACAAGATTAAGCTTATTCTCAATTTCTTTCTTGTCAGGTTTTTTATTGTTCATATATATGTCCTCCGTTTTTATCTTATTTTTATCCCAACAATCCAAATACTGTTGGCAGCCACATACTAAGCTGTGGTACAAATGTTACAAAAAGAAGTGCGACCAAAATTGCTACAAAGAATGGCACCAGTTTCTTAATTACCTCTTCTACCTGAAGATGCGATATACTACAACCTACAAATAATACGCTTCCTACAGGTGGTGTAATTGTTCCAATTGAAAGATTCATAACCATCATTACACCAAACTGAATAGGATTCATACCTAATGCCTTAACTACAGGAAGGAATATAGGTGTGAATATAAGTAACGCCGGAGCCATATCCATAAATGTTCCTACAATCAGAAGTATCAGGTTAATAATTAACAGAATAACAATCTTATTATCAGACACACCCAGTAATGCTGCACTTATAGCCTGTGGAAGACCTGTGAATGATAATACGAATGACAATACTGATGAAGCTCCTATTATAAGCATAACTATTGCTGTCATAACTGCTGTTTCTTTTAAAATTCTTGGAATATCTTTAATCTTAATGCTCTTATAAACAAACACAGCCAGTATAAATGCATACACAACAGCTACACCAGATGCTTCTGTCGGAGTAAAATATCCTGATAATATACCACCAATAATAATTACAATGAGGAAAAGACTTGGTATAGCATCCCAGATTGTCTTTAATACAACCTTAGCTGTAAGATGATCTCTCTTGATTACATATCCATGCTTTTTTCCATATACGAAAGCAACTACCATACACAGTAATGCCCATAATAATCCCGGAATCCAGCCAGCCATAAGTAATGCTGCAACTGAAACTCCACCACTTGCTGCTGAAAATACAATGAATGAAGCTGTTGGTGGAATTAACTGTCCTACTGGTGCTGAAGCAACATTTGCTGCTGCTGAAAATGCCCTGTCATATCCCTGTTCATTCTCAAGTGGCTGCATAACACCACCAATTGCTGTTGCTGCTGCAATACCTGAGCCTGATATAGAACCAAACATTGCGTTACCTGCAATGTTAGTCATTGCTAAAGAACCTGGAACCTTACCTAAAACAAGCATTGCCAGATTAATAAGCCTTTTTGCTATACCACCATTACTCATTAACAGACCTGCAAGTACAAAGAACGGAACTGCAAGTAATGTGAAGCTGTCAATACCTGTAACCATTTTCTGAGCTGATATAAACACACCAAAATGTGGTGTAAGAAACATAATTAATGTAACAAGTGATGCTGATATAATACTGAATGATACTGGAACACTAAATGCCAGTAATAAAAAGAATACTATTATCAATACAATTGCTGCCTGTATTTCCATATTGCCTCCTTCTGCATATATATGCATTATTCAATCTTAATTCTGTCTTAATTTCTTAAAATGATCTACAATCTTAAACACTCCGTAAATAACCATGAGAACTCCACATACCGGAACACATACATAATAGACCTGCATAGGAATCTGCATAGCTGGTGAGAGCTGTCCTGCTGCATTAGCAGTAACCATAATTCCACCAATAATCATTACTGAAACACTTAAAATCATAATAAGCACATCTATTGCAATCTGAGCAAGTGTTTCATTCTTTGGCTTGAACTTCTTAACTATAAGATTGATAGCCAGATGACTGTTTTGTCCATATGCGTAAGGAACGCCCATCATTGTCAGCCATATGAGCATATATCTTAATAATTCCTCTGTATATTTGCTTGGATTATGTAACACAAATCTTGTAATTACCTGCCAGCAGCATCCAAGTACCATACCGGCTACAAGCACCTCTAATATTATTTCAACTACTTTATTCAAATACTTCATGCTTTTCTCCTTTCTTCCTGCAAACCATGGGCTTATATGCATTAATCTGCATATTTCTGAATGTCATCATATAGCTTCTTATATGCTTCGCCCTTGTTATAGAAGTTGGCATGTATTGGCTGTACTGCCTCAATAAATGGTGTCTTATCTATATCCTTATATACATGCACGCCTTTACTTTCTGCATGTTCAATGGCATCCTCCATCATTCCATTATAAAGACTCTTAAAGTTATCATTTGTTTCCTCAAGTGCTTTTATAAGACTCTGTCTCTGTTTCTCTGACATCTTATTCCATGTCTTAGTACTTATAATGAATATATCTGGTGAAAACTGATGCTCTGTATATGTATAAGACTTAACAAGATCTTCATGTCCATCAACAGTAAGAGCAAGCTCTGTGTTCTCTGCTCCATCAACGACACCCTGCTGTAATGACGCATATGTCTCTGATGCAGCCATAGGAACCGGTGTTCCTCCCATTTTCTCAATCATATCCATTGATGTTGAACTTGGCATTGAACGAATTTTCTTTCCACTAAGAACTGATGTATCTGTAACTGGAACATCATCTTTAAGATAGAAATTTCTTGCACCATTAGCATAATATCCAACAGCTATATATCCATCATCTGCTGTATCAGCAAATAATTCTTTAACTGCTTCACTATTCTCCATCGCATTATAATAATGCTCCTGATTCTTAAACAGATAAGGAATTGCAAATATTGCATATCTGTCATCAAACTGACCTAATGTGTTAGAGCTTACTTTTGCCATATCAATAATTCCAGCCTTAACCATCTCTATTTCTTCTTTTTCTGTACCAAGAACACCACTGGCAAATATCTTAATATTTACCTCATCACCAGATTCTTTTGCGGCAAAATCTGATACCTTAGCAATTGAATCCGCTATTTCTGAACCCGCTGACTGATTATGCGCCAACTGAAGAACTAATTTATCTGATGAATTAATCCCTTTAACCTTAATAAATGTTACTATTACAATAATGAGACACACTGCAACAAAAGCTGTGCCTATTATCTTTTTATAAGCTTTCATAACCTTCTCCTTTCTTATGAGACCCCTTTATTGTTGTTACTTTTTATTTTTGAAATCCGCGCGTATT is a genomic window of [Eubacterium] eligens ATCC 27750 containing:
- a CDS encoding threonine/serine exporter family protein yields the protein MPRTNYIDIMEKNHMEIPWHDYTNADSNALIANADLIEKASVIGRVGLIMLSCGTGAWRVRTSMNKLSKELGVTCTVDVGLMSIEFNCFDGNDCVSQSLSIANTGVNTSKLYRMEQFVDNFPNEEAHLTGEMIHKRLDEIEQIHTLYSPVKLGLAAALACCGFTFLLGGGPIEMLFAFIAAGTGNLIRTKLIKHHFTLFMNIAVSISASCLIYAILLKLAILMFNIPSVHEAGYICSMLFIIPGFPFITSGIDLAKLDLRSGIERLTYSIIIVLVATVFAWIMALLLHLQPEEFTTLHIGKMLHLILRLIASFCGVFGFSIMFNSSVPMAAMAALIGCIANTLRLELVDFTGMPAAAAAFIGAATAGLLASFIKNYNGYPRISLTVPSIVIMVPGLYLYRAIYNFGIMSLTEAVSWFTSAIMIIVALPLGLIFARIITDRTFRYCT
- a CDS encoding adenylosuccinate synthase, producing the protein MLTSVTGINWGDEGKGRVIDLLAENADIVVRYQGGNNAGHTVVTNQGKFVLNLLPSGILHSDVICILGDGMVVDLEHLANEIKQIEDRGIQINPKHLKLSKKATISMPWHRVQDELEENRLERTGSAFGSTRRGIAYAYSDKYRKKTLRLGDLLHLDDTAVQARLTTILESKNLELAGCYHQEPMSYPALLDWCREQAEKFSKYICDTGTFIDKALSCGKKVILEAQLGALRDIDYGIFPYTSSSSTISAYGPIGAGIPGRHADHVVGVLKAYSTCVGAGPFVAENAVSEKWQQDLRAAGGEFGAATGRPRRVGPFDAVASRYGLRCQHADKIALTKLDVLSSMKEIPIITGYNDPNGSLVEFDPTDNLDSCTPVIYKVPGWEEDISHCRTFDELPANAKNYIKTIEDMLHAEINFISVGAKRDEYLLKGEWL
- the pyrB gene encoding aspartate carbamoyltransferase is translated as MRHLITPMDLSVEETMNILDLAERISIGPQLYKHVADGRQLATLFYEPSTRTRLSFESAMLSLGGQTLGFSSAAQSSASKGETVADTARVVSCYADIIAMRHPKEGAPLQASIYSRIPIINAGDGGHAHPTQTLIDMMTIRQRKGKLNNLTIGFCGDLKFGRTVHSLVSSLTRFSDNKFYFISPEELRIPDYLRDDVLNPSNSTYEEVSSLEDTLPKLDVLYMTRVQKERFFNEEEYLRLKDVYILDEEKLKLADKDMPVLHPLPRVDEISLDVDDDPRAAYFDQVQNGKYIRMALIMALLGITDPVTGRTVLDTHSL
- a CDS encoding sensor domain-containing diguanylate cyclase, translated to MHFIKKNIIIPLVVFIIGMSAVAGIVCSINNEQNKQNRTMANLNAMTYAERMKTDIMKGIAVSDSLRQIIISEDGQLNKFCEIAEEMMADSVQSIQIAPDGVVTDIYPQEGNDAGKIDLLNDKDRGEICRYGRDNKVVTMQGPFQLKQGGYGIVVRNPVYIEENGHEDFWGFAIVIIRVPEIFADSMKALSDFGYNYILYKTAFPWGSEFEEVYGSEEELKNPVSYTFDIGDSKWKLDIMPYKTQSERRYLYAAGIGGVIIVLLLTGFTCALLVLDKHRKKFKKLAITDALTGIYNRHGYDERVTRYLKQNPDNHCVGVEFDIDDFKTINDMYGHVYGDVALKVLSEGMQKFFDKNVVLGRNGGDEFCIFLPDCTCADVKEKLEEFTKLKRSFKYEGEEQQFTISVGYAEYPVHADKPSKLMRCADTALYEVKLRGKNGCMAYKNGLRMEIRTQLGFALKDVSENLPGAFIIYKADKNDDEILFANREFIRFAGCKNMDELLEYTKRSFRNILEWMNGKLL
- the rhaD gene encoding rhamnulose-1-phosphate aldolase — its product is MKDILTAPFVKEMCDTTANMYRLGWDERNGGNISYMLDEEEVAQYLDINHVLREIPTGFKADALIGRIFIVTGTGKYFKNVKTDPENNLGIIRIAEDGTTAQLLWGYKDGGKFTSELPAHLMSHMARLSVDKDNRVVIHSHPTNTLAMNYVHELDEKKFTHTLWEMCTECIVVFPDGVGILPWMLCGTNEIGEATAEKMKEFRLVIWAMHGIYGAGKTLDETFGLIETVEKAAQIYMLTAGLERKNTIKDEDMIKLAEFFKVDYRKDFLNI